AGCGAATAAGGCAGCTAGTTTTCCTTCAACAAAAGACTGGTTTGAGGAGTCTCTTCTTATAGATGATGTAATTGTTATTTCAAattaataaagttgttattttcaTACAAACGAAAAAAAGCGACTCATTCTTTAGGAGGCTAAATTTAGTAATTTATCAGCTGAAGAAATCGGGCAGGAAATTATCCGAATTCCTGGGCTCCAAAACTTGTGAAATGCCGCTAAAAAAAACTTGTGAAATGAGCTGTAAAAAATAACTGGTGAAAGGCAGCAGTTTGCGGGCCGAGGCCCCACCCCGGATGTCGTAACGGTCTCAACGGCTTTCTCGCTTCCCGCCACTCTCTCGTCGCCTCTCACTCCCCTCCCCTCCACATACACATTCcctcccttctcctcctctcgCAATTCTCTCCACCACGGTCTCGCCGTGCCGCCACAGCCTCCAGCAAGAGCCTATGAGAGATAGCGACGGCGAAGGGGCCGGCGGCGGAGTCCCGCGCTCGCACCCCTCCAACATCCCTCTGCCGATGTCGCACTCCGACCCCAACTACTCGGGCACGGACGACGAATGCTCCAACAGGCAGAGCAGCTCGTCGGCGACGGGCGGCGGGTTCTACAATGACTACCCGTCCAGCTTCAGCGGCGAGTGCTCGCCGTACAACATGTCCCCCTGGAACCAGACCATGGCGTCCCCCTGGTCCCACCACAGCGAGGCGTCCATGGCCGCGCCCGCGATGGCGCCCGGCACCAGCCTCATCAGCTCGCTCGTCAGGGAGGAAGGCCACATCTACTCTCTCGCCGCCAAGGGCGACGCGCTGTACACCGGCTCCGACAGCAAGAACATCCGCGTCTGGCGCAAGCAGAAGGACTCCGGCGGCTTCAAGTCGTCCAGCGGCCTCGTGAAGGCCATCGTCATCTCCGGCGAGCGCATCTTCACGGGCCACCAGGACGGCAAGATCCGGGTGTGGAAGGTGTCGCCCAAGAACGGCCTGCACAAGCGCGTGGGCAGCCTGCCGCGGCTGCGCGACTTCCTGCGCGGCTCTCTCAACCCGTCCAACTACGTCGAGGTGCGCAAGAACCGCTCGGCGCTCTGGATCCGGCACAGCGACGCCGTGTCGTGCCTGAGCCCCACGGACGCCGGGCAGGGGCTGCTCTACTCCGGCTCCTGGGACCGCACCTTCAAGGTGTGGCGCATCAGCGACTCCAAGTGCCTCGAGTCCGTGGTGGCGCACGACGACAACGTCAACGCCAT
The Triticum urartu cultivar G1812 unplaced genomic scaffold, Tu2.1 TuUngrouped_contig_8003, whole genome shotgun sequence DNA segment above includes these coding regions:
- the LOC125531750 gene encoding protein JINGUBANG-like, with translation MRDSDGEGAGGGVPRSHPSNIPLPMSHSDPNYSGTDDECSNRQSSSSATGGGFYNDYPSSFSGECSPYNMSPWNQTMASPWSHHSEASMAAPAMAPGTSLISSLVREEGHIYSLAAKGDALYTGSDSKNIRVWRKQKDSGGFKSSSGLVKAIVISGERIFTGHQDGKIRVWKVSPKNGLHKRVGSLPRLRDFLRGSLNPSNYVEVRKNRSALWIRHSDAVSCLSPTDAGQGLLYSGSWDRTFKVWRISDSKCLESVVAHDDNVNAIVAAYDGLVFTGSADGTVKVWKREVQGKGTKHSPVQTLLKQEHAVNALAVSAVAPVLYCGSPDGLVN